A genomic stretch from Mycobacterium paraterrae includes:
- a CDS encoding enoyl-CoA hydratase/isomerase family protein, with protein MSQDADSAAKDGTLTASRDGSILRLVLNRPARRNSLSPSMIALFIEALTSAAIDDSLRAIHIHGAGDDFCSGVDWVATNNRTGQRPRTGDLVRRVPHAANRIIELMHTIHLPVVASVRGIAAGLGCNLALAADFTVAADDAVFWEPFAARGFSPDSGSTWLLPRLMGLTQAKRMLLLGDKIGAAEAADWGLIYRAVAADDLNHATDELLTRLADGPTVALGLAKHAIHYGQHATLAQSMQQELFDVELSSRTADFKEGLAAFRERRTPRFHGR; from the coding sequence ATGAGCCAGGACGCGGATTCCGCGGCAAAAGACGGCACGCTCACGGCGAGCCGGGACGGCTCCATTCTGCGGCTCGTCCTGAATCGGCCCGCGCGTCGTAACTCGCTGAGTCCGAGCATGATCGCGTTGTTCATCGAGGCACTCACATCGGCCGCCATCGATGACTCGCTGCGCGCAATTCACATCCACGGCGCCGGCGACGACTTTTGTTCCGGGGTCGACTGGGTCGCCACCAACAACCGGACCGGCCAACGACCACGCACCGGCGACCTGGTCCGTCGCGTCCCGCATGCGGCGAACCGCATCATCGAGTTGATGCACACGATCCACCTGCCGGTGGTCGCCAGTGTGCGGGGAATCGCCGCTGGACTCGGTTGCAACCTCGCGCTCGCCGCGGACTTCACAGTCGCGGCTGACGATGCGGTTTTCTGGGAGCCGTTTGCGGCGCGAGGATTCAGTCCCGATTCGGGCTCAACCTGGTTGCTTCCACGACTCATGGGGCTGACCCAAGCCAAACGAATGCTATTGCTCGGCGACAAGATTGGTGCGGCCGAGGCCGCGGACTGGGGACTGATCTACCGGGCGGTCGCCGCGGACGACCTGAACCACGCGACCGACGAACTACTGACACGATTGGCCGACGGCCCCACCGTCGCGCTGGGGCTGGCAAAGCACGCCATCCATTACGGACAGCACGCGACCCTCGCCCAGTCGATGCAGCAGGAGTTATTCGACGTCGAATTATCCAGCCGCACCGCAGATTTCAAAGAGGGCCTGGCGGCGTTCCGGGAACGGCGCACGCCACGGTTTCACGGACGATGA
- a CDS encoding enoyl-CoA hydratase/isomerase family protein, translating into MTATDHRVLFEVDHEKRIATITLNNPEQRNSYDAAMREEVARCLDRVAEDDDLTVVLLRGAGGVFSTGADMNNAYGWYGEDGEAGRERPSKSRPSQRRRLTVDRKSFGFYHNLLGFPKVTVGEISGYALGGGFEIALMTDISVIARNTKVGMPATRFLGPALGSLHMFFHRLGPVLARRLLLTGDIVEAGSIEHLGIFTETCDSTQVGARARYWAEKAAKMPADGVVIAKEAFRLVEQSQAYQGEEVASYLFHAFGTNLQFAPGEFNFVKTRAQYGTKEAFRLRDEHFDVPEPPSS; encoded by the coding sequence ATGACGGCCACGGATCATCGCGTGCTTTTCGAGGTGGATCACGAAAAGCGAATCGCGACAATCACGTTGAACAATCCGGAGCAACGTAACTCCTATGACGCGGCCATGCGTGAGGAGGTCGCACGATGCCTGGACCGGGTTGCTGAGGATGACGACCTGACGGTGGTTCTCCTGCGCGGGGCAGGCGGGGTGTTCAGCACCGGCGCGGACATGAACAACGCCTACGGATGGTACGGCGAAGACGGCGAAGCGGGGCGCGAGCGTCCGTCCAAGAGTCGGCCGAGTCAGCGCCGCCGGCTCACCGTAGATCGAAAATCGTTCGGCTTCTATCACAATCTGTTGGGTTTCCCGAAGGTCACTGTGGGGGAGATCAGCGGCTATGCGCTCGGCGGCGGCTTCGAGATTGCGCTGATGACCGACATTTCCGTCATCGCCCGCAATACCAAGGTCGGCATGCCCGCCACCCGTTTTCTGGGCCCGGCGTTGGGCAGCCTCCACATGTTCTTCCACCGCTTGGGCCCTGTCCTTGCTCGCCGTCTACTCCTCACCGGCGACATCGTCGAGGCCGGGTCGATCGAGCATCTCGGAATCTTCACCGAGACATGCGATTCCACTCAGGTTGGAGCCCGGGCGCGGTATTGGGCGGAGAAGGCCGCCAAAATGCCGGCTGACGGTGTGGTAATCGCCAAGGAAGCTTTTCGGCTCGTCGAGCAGAGCCAGGCGTACCAGGGCGAAGAGGTGGCCAGCTACCTTTTTCATGCGTTCGGAACCAACTTGCAGTTCGCGCCGGGCGAGTTCAACTTCGTCAAGACGCGCGCACAATACGGGACGAAAGAGGCGTTCCGGCTCCGCGACGAGCACTTCGACGTCCCAGAGCCGCCGTCGAGCTGA
- a CDS encoding class I adenylate-forming enzyme family protein, with protein MLDTIDALVRKRAVDHPTKPMVIDTRHRLTYRELDCSTADLAAAFIDAGVGKGSRVGLIMPNCARWVQIAIALTRIGAVLVPLSTLLAARELVAQLHSASVQYLISVEEFRGHRYLDHLATALAVSDLDGTLHCTELPALRRVWNADRLPEGSGGSFVDAVAATVTPSDTMAVIFTSGSSGPPKGVLHSHGGALGAVRAGLASRCIDADTRLYLPMPFFWVGGFASGVLSALVAGATLITEEIPQSETTLQLLERERVTLFRGWPDQAETLARHPYRARVDLSALRPGSLEALLPPDQRPQPGSRAMLFGMTEAFGPYCGYPADTDMPRSAWDSCGKPFPGMEIRITDTGDGRTLAPGAVGMIQLRGPHTLRGICRRRREEIFTADGFYPTGDLGHLDDDGFLFYHGRSDDMFKVSGATVYPVEVEQALRQIDGVGKAFVTNVAGAQGVRVGAAVVCDTASVTVEQLREQARRLLSPFKVPTVWLLADEETIPRGPTGKLDVRRLREMLAEAAAH; from the coding sequence ATGCTTGACACCATCGATGCCCTGGTGCGAAAGCGCGCGGTCGACCATCCGACCAAGCCGATGGTGATCGACACCCGCCACCGGCTGACTTATCGCGAACTTGACTGCAGCACGGCGGATCTGGCCGCGGCATTTATCGATGCCGGGGTTGGCAAAGGGTCCCGGGTCGGGCTCATAATGCCCAACTGTGCACGTTGGGTACAGATCGCGATCGCGCTCACTCGGATCGGTGCGGTGCTGGTTCCGCTGAGCACCCTGCTCGCCGCGCGGGAACTGGTCGCACAGCTGCACAGCGCGTCGGTGCAATATCTGATCAGCGTCGAGGAGTTTCGCGGACACCGCTACCTCGACCATCTAGCGACCGCGTTGGCAGTGAGTGATCTCGACGGGACGCTGCATTGCACGGAACTCCCTGCGTTACGGCGAGTGTGGAACGCCGACAGATTGCCGGAAGGGTCCGGCGGCTCCTTCGTCGACGCCGTTGCGGCGACGGTGACACCGAGCGACACGATGGCGGTCATCTTCACTTCCGGCAGCAGCGGCCCGCCGAAGGGGGTGCTGCACTCACATGGCGGTGCACTGGGTGCCGTTCGAGCGGGACTGGCGAGCCGCTGCATCGACGCCGACACCCGACTGTATCTGCCGATGCCGTTTTTCTGGGTGGGCGGATTCGCCAGCGGAGTGCTCTCCGCATTGGTCGCGGGCGCCACGCTGATCACCGAGGAAATCCCGCAGTCGGAGACGACGCTGCAGTTGTTGGAACGCGAGCGGGTGACGCTGTTCCGCGGCTGGCCGGACCAAGCTGAGACACTGGCCCGCCACCCGTATCGCGCCCGAGTGGACCTGTCCGCACTGCGCCCAGGCAGCCTGGAAGCGCTGCTGCCGCCCGACCAGCGCCCCCAACCCGGTTCGCGGGCAATGTTGTTCGGAATGACAGAGGCTTTCGGGCCGTACTGTGGCTACCCAGCCGACACCGACATGCCGCGCTCGGCCTGGGACAGCTGCGGCAAGCCCTTCCCCGGCATGGAGATCCGCATCACCGATACCGGCGACGGCCGAACCCTCGCCCCGGGGGCTGTCGGGATGATTCAACTTCGCGGCCCACACACGTTGCGGGGCATCTGCCGGCGCCGACGTGAAGAGATTTTCACCGCCGACGGTTTCTATCCCACCGGCGATCTCGGCCACCTCGACGACGACGGCTTTCTGTTCTACCACGGTCGATCCGACGACATGTTCAAGGTCAGCGGGGCGACGGTCTACCCCGTTGAGGTCGAGCAAGCACTGCGCCAGATCGACGGTGTCGGCAAGGCCTTCGTCACCAATGTGGCCGGGGCACAAGGAGTCCGAGTGGGTGCTGCGGTGGTGTGCGACACCGCAAGCGTCACCGTCGAACAATTGCGCGAGCAAGCCCGGCGGCTTCTCAGCCCGTTCAAAGTCCCGACGGTATGGCTGCTGGCCGATGAGGAGACCATTCCACGCGGCCCGACCGGAAAGCTCGACGTACGCCGGCTACGTGAGATGCTGGCTGAAGCGGCGGCGCATTAA
- a CDS encoding TetR/AcrR family transcriptional regulator: MEVSAVAKQAAAEKRQRRERGSINPDDIISGAFELAEQVSIDNLSMPLLGKHLGVGVTSIYWYFRKKDDLLNAMTDRALSKYVFATPYVEAADWRITLRNHARSMRETFMGNPILCDLILIRSALSPRAARVGGQEIEKTIAGLVEAGLSPQEAFDTYSAVSVHVRGSVVLHRLQEKNQATETGGRTIDDAMVVDPEATPLLAQMTAKGHHIGAADDNNFEYGLDCILDNAARLIEQRSNSAGRQQKSITTRPRKSTARAKNSRR, translated from the coding sequence ATGGAGGTGTCCGCAGTGGCCAAGCAAGCAGCCGCCGAGAAACGGCAGCGGCGCGAACGCGGATCCATCAACCCCGACGACATCATCAGCGGTGCGTTCGAGCTTGCGGAGCAGGTGTCGATCGACAACCTGAGCATGCCGCTGCTCGGCAAGCACCTCGGTGTCGGAGTGACCAGTATCTACTGGTACTTCCGCAAGAAGGACGACCTACTGAACGCGATGACCGATCGCGCATTAAGCAAGTACGTGTTCGCCACGCCGTACGTCGAGGCCGCCGACTGGCGGATCACACTGCGTAATCACGCCCGCTCGATGCGTGAAACATTCATGGGCAATCCCATTTTGTGCGACCTGATTCTCATCAGGTCCGCGCTGAGCCCGCGAGCGGCTCGGGTCGGGGGGCAGGAGATCGAGAAGACGATCGCTGGCCTGGTCGAGGCGGGCCTGTCTCCACAAGAAGCCTTCGACACCTACTCCGCGGTTTCCGTTCACGTCCGAGGCTCAGTGGTGCTGCACCGCCTCCAGGAAAAGAACCAGGCGACCGAGACCGGGGGCCGCACCATCGACGATGCGATGGTCGTCGATCCCGAGGCAACCCCGTTGCTCGCCCAAATGACCGCCAAAGGGCATCACATCGGCGCTGCGGACGACAACAACTTCGAGTACGGCCTCGACTGTATCCTCGACAATGCGGCGCGCCTGATCGAGCAACGCTCGAATTCGGCTGGTCGGCAACAGAAGTCGATCACGACTCGGCCGCGCAAGTCGACGGCCCGGGCCAAGAATTCGCGCCGCTGA
- a CDS encoding enoyl-CoA hydratase/isomerase family protein gives MSSRSYDTITYEVGGHTATITLNRPDALNALSPHMITELRDAYHAAENDDNVWVLIVTGTGRAFCTGADVKAIPGDGKVINERPYLATYEQWEAPQEGTPPFRTMAKPVIAAINGLCCGAGLDWVTTGDIVIASDKATFFDPHVSIGLVAAREVVRVARILPRSIALRMALMGKHERMTAQRAYEFGMISEIVDHEHLLARAHEIADIVNSNAPLAVRGTRLAILKGLDLPLHEAEMLAESFRERNLRTEDSLEGPKAFVEKRLPEWKCR, from the coding sequence ATGTCGTCCCGGTCGTACGACACCATCACCTACGAGGTCGGCGGGCACACCGCCACGATAACCCTGAATCGGCCCGACGCGCTCAATGCGCTCAGCCCGCACATGATCACAGAGCTACGCGACGCCTACCACGCGGCCGAAAACGACGACAATGTCTGGGTTCTCATCGTCACCGGCACGGGACGGGCTTTCTGCACCGGAGCCGACGTCAAGGCCATTCCCGGCGACGGCAAAGTCATCAACGAGCGGCCGTACCTGGCCACGTACGAACAGTGGGAGGCCCCACAGGAAGGCACACCACCGTTTCGCACCATGGCCAAGCCGGTGATCGCCGCGATCAACGGATTGTGCTGCGGCGCCGGGCTCGACTGGGTCACCACCGGTGACATCGTGATCGCTTCGGACAAAGCCACATTCTTCGACCCCCACGTCAGCATCGGCCTAGTGGCGGCCCGCGAAGTGGTCCGGGTGGCCCGCATCCTGCCTCGGTCGATCGCGCTGCGAATGGCGTTGATGGGCAAACACGAACGCATGACCGCACAACGCGCCTACGAGTTCGGGATGATCAGCGAGATCGTCGACCACGAGCACCTGCTGGCGCGGGCTCACGAAATCGCCGATATCGTCAACTCGAATGCGCCGCTGGCCGTCCGCGGCACCCGATTGGCCATCCTCAAGGGACTCGATCTGCCGCTGCACGAAGCCGAGATGCTCGCCGAATCGTTTCGCGAACGCAATCTGCGCACCGAGGACTCGCTCGAAGGACCCAAGGCATTCGTGGAGAAGCGGCTGCCGGAATGGAAGTGCCGATGA
- a CDS encoding class I adenylate-forming enzyme family protein, with the protein MPGEAVTIGQVLRDQALDRAEHPLLICDAERISYFEAERRSALTARGLVGLGAGKGTHVGLLYPNGVAFVVAMLAAARIGAVVVPFSTFATSRELREQLADSDTQILLSAPSFRSHDYVRRLTEAVPGLTVDSADRLFSMAAPQLRHVIVDTALLEQQAEPVDEEFLTAMEDDVEGCDPATIVYTSGTTSAPKGVLHTHASLIDHQRNLNAVRRLTAVDRLFCNSPFFWIGGLGFALLASMIAGATLVCSNADDPGRTLDLLEAEKPTVTNGFVAGIRHLAQHPSFPDRDVSSMRRGNLYPIMSREVRPLDPELRHNMLGMTEAGSVVLLSDDDTDQPEHRRRSFGKPAPGIDVKIVDPETRLIVEPGAPGEFCIRGPSLMQRYYKRSREDCFDADGWLHTGDLVTTDNDGFFYYLGRRGSMIKTAGANVSPSEVEQAITGITGCAAFVLGVPDPDRGQAVAAVVVVDNGAGVDESDLRRALAIQLSAYKIPRRFVMLAPSELPLLASGKPDLARLKELFDA; encoded by the coding sequence ATGCCGGGTGAGGCGGTCACGATCGGACAGGTTTTACGCGACCAAGCGCTCGACCGGGCCGAGCATCCCTTGTTGATCTGCGACGCCGAACGCATCTCCTATTTCGAAGCCGAACGTCGCTCTGCGCTGACGGCGCGTGGGCTCGTCGGCCTTGGCGCCGGGAAGGGTACCCATGTCGGCCTGCTGTATCCCAATGGTGTTGCTTTCGTCGTCGCGATGCTGGCCGCCGCCCGGATCGGCGCTGTCGTCGTACCGTTTTCGACGTTCGCCACTAGCCGGGAATTACGCGAGCAACTCGCCGACAGCGACACCCAGATCCTGTTGTCTGCTCCGTCGTTCCGGTCGCACGATTACGTGCGACGCCTGACCGAGGCAGTGCCGGGCTTAACGGTCGACTCCGCGGATCGGCTGTTCAGCATGGCCGCACCGCAATTACGGCACGTGATTGTCGACACCGCTCTGCTTGAGCAACAGGCGGAGCCCGTCGACGAGGAATTCTTGACGGCGATGGAAGACGACGTCGAGGGCTGTGACCCCGCGACGATCGTCTACACCTCCGGCACCACCAGCGCGCCCAAGGGCGTACTGCACACCCATGCCTCGCTGATCGACCATCAGCGCAATCTCAACGCGGTGCGGCGCCTGACCGCGGTGGACCGGCTATTCTGCAACTCGCCGTTCTTCTGGATCGGCGGGCTCGGTTTCGCACTGCTGGCCAGCATGATTGCCGGAGCGACACTGGTCTGCTCGAACGCCGACGATCCAGGTCGCACGCTGGACCTGCTCGAGGCCGAAAAGCCCACCGTCACCAATGGTTTCGTCGCCGGGATCCGGCACTTGGCGCAGCACCCCAGCTTTCCCGACCGCGACGTATCGTCGATGCGACGCGGCAACCTATATCCGATCATGTCCCGCGAGGTGCGGCCGCTCGACCCGGAGTTGCGGCACAACATGCTCGGCATGACCGAGGCGGGCAGCGTCGTATTGCTCAGCGACGACGACACCGACCAGCCCGAGCATCGCCGCAGGTCGTTCGGAAAACCGGCACCGGGCATAGATGTCAAGATCGTGGACCCGGAGACTCGGCTGATCGTCGAGCCGGGAGCACCCGGCGAATTCTGCATTCGCGGACCAAGTTTGATGCAGCGTTACTACAAGCGCAGCCGGGAAGACTGCTTCGACGCCGACGGCTGGTTACACACCGGCGACCTGGTTACTACCGACAACGACGGGTTTTTCTATTACCTCGGCCGACGCGGCTCGATGATCAAGACCGCCGGTGCCAATGTCTCGCCCAGCGAAGTCGAGCAGGCAATCACCGGCATCACCGGATGCGCCGCGTTCGTGCTCGGCGTCCCGGACCCCGACCGCGGCCAAGCGGTCGCCGCGGTAGTCGTCGTGGACAACGGGGCCGGCGTCGATGAGTCAGATCTCCGTCGCGCACTCGCAATTCAATTGTCCGCCTATAAGATCCCTAGGCGATTTGTGATGCTGGCACCTTCAGAGTTGCCGCTACTGGCCAGTGGTAAGCCCGACCTGGCGCGATTGAAAGAACTGTTCGATGCTTGA
- a CDS encoding class I adenylate-forming enzyme family protein gives MTTHRLSRRIDHVLRLQPDAPAVEFERKWLSWSRLSILTARIAALLGEERPQVGILLRNRPAQVAALLGALRCGATVVVINPARGEERIKADVEQLQLPLIIGEPDDLTMVNETHPTATVSVTELAAHPDVAPIGRLWATRGRPGVAVRMLTSGTTGPPKRIDLTYDMLAHSVMGPESDDHGAPTELRRGVAIVNSPLVHIGGVFRILQCVAEGRPFVLLERFDLDRWAEAVREHRPRAVSLVPAALRMVLHSDIPREDLASIQAVTSGTAPLSADDADAFTAKYGIPVLTSYAATEFGGGVASWTLADYRRFWRDKRGSVGRANPGAQLRVVDDDGAPLAFDEIGLLEVKPAQLGPSADWMRTTDLGRIDADGFLWIVGRADQAIIRGGFKIMPDDVRCALEGHPAVAGAAVVGRRDERLGETPAAVVELRAAGSVDAVELTSYLRKRLARYEIPTKILIVSELPRTPSGKPDLAAVRAQLTGAHHAG, from the coding sequence ATGACGACCCACCGGCTCAGTCGCCGCATCGATCACGTGCTGCGTCTGCAACCCGACGCTCCCGCAGTGGAATTCGAGCGCAAGTGGTTGTCGTGGAGTCGACTCAGCATCCTGACCGCCCGGATCGCCGCGCTACTCGGTGAAGAGCGACCGCAAGTTGGCATACTGCTCCGTAACCGACCGGCGCAGGTTGCCGCGCTACTCGGTGCTTTACGCTGCGGTGCGACCGTCGTCGTGATCAACCCGGCCCGCGGCGAGGAGCGGATCAAAGCGGACGTCGAACAGCTCCAGCTACCCCTGATCATCGGCGAGCCCGACGACCTGACGATGGTAAATGAAACACACCCTACTGCAACGGTTTCGGTGACCGAACTGGCCGCCCACCCCGATGTCGCACCGATCGGGCGGTTGTGGGCGACCCGTGGTCGGCCCGGTGTCGCCGTGCGCATGCTGACCAGCGGGACGACCGGTCCGCCCAAACGGATCGACCTCACCTACGACATGCTGGCGCACAGTGTCATGGGTCCCGAGTCCGACGATCACGGTGCGCCGACGGAATTGCGCCGCGGGGTGGCGATCGTGAACTCACCGCTGGTGCACATCGGTGGTGTCTTCCGGATCCTGCAGTGCGTCGCTGAGGGCCGTCCCTTCGTCTTGCTGGAGCGGTTCGACCTCGACCGGTGGGCCGAGGCGGTACGCGAACATCGCCCTCGCGCGGTCTCGCTGGTTCCAGCAGCGCTGCGGATGGTGTTGCACTCCGACATCCCCCGCGAGGATTTGGCAAGCATTCAGGCGGTGACGTCGGGCACCGCACCGTTATCGGCAGACGACGCCGACGCGTTCACTGCGAAGTACGGAATCCCGGTACTGACCTCCTACGCAGCGACGGAATTCGGTGGCGGAGTCGCAAGCTGGACGCTCGCCGACTATCGGAGGTTCTGGCGCGACAAACGCGGCAGCGTGGGGCGGGCGAACCCCGGTGCCCAACTGCGGGTCGTCGACGACGACGGCGCTCCGCTGGCGTTTGATGAAATCGGTCTGCTTGAGGTGAAGCCCGCGCAACTGGGGCCTTCGGCGGACTGGATGCGAACTACTGATCTGGGCCGGATCGACGCCGACGGGTTTTTATGGATCGTCGGCCGGGCCGACCAAGCAATCATCCGAGGCGGCTTCAAGATCATGCCAGACGATGTGAGGTGTGCTTTGGAAGGCCATCCCGCCGTGGCCGGCGCTGCGGTCGTCGGGCGCCGCGACGAACGGCTTGGTGAGACCCCGGCCGCCGTGGTGGAGCTGCGGGCGGCCGGCTCGGTGGATGCCGTCGAGCTGACCTCGTATCTCCGAAAGCGCTTGGCCCGCTATGAAATTCCAACCAAGATCCTGATCGTGTCCGAGCTTCCGCGAACACCGTCCGGCAAGCCCGACTTAGCCGCCGTACGGGCTCAGCTGACCGGTGCACACCATGCCGGGTGA
- a CDS encoding FadR/GntR family transcriptional regulator, with translation MVRHRIRQPRVAELVASKLRDDILSGRLKEGDVLPSQEALFAEFGVSPPALREAIHLLETDGLISVRRGNVGGALVHHPTAERTAHMISMVLQSRAATPVDVSEALVHLEPVCAGMCAAREDRITEVVPYLQREIDLQTAQFDDASRYVPNARRFHETLVSRCGNESMILLIGSLELIWSAHESAVWNDHGEPATMADTTRRAALRDHQRLLDAISDGNAARAVRLAQDHLAAARRNTLAFGTDQTIEAKLVSNLGVRSDGRKGLGG, from the coding sequence ATCGTGAGGCACCGAATCCGCCAACCGCGCGTCGCCGAACTCGTCGCCTCGAAACTTCGAGACGACATCCTGTCGGGTCGCTTGAAAGAGGGCGATGTGTTGCCGTCGCAGGAAGCCCTCTTCGCCGAATTCGGGGTCAGTCCGCCGGCATTGCGTGAGGCAATTCATCTGCTGGAGACCGACGGGCTGATTTCGGTGCGCCGCGGAAACGTCGGTGGTGCGCTGGTTCACCATCCGACCGCCGAGCGGACCGCCCACATGATCAGCATGGTGCTGCAGTCTCGCGCCGCGACGCCGGTGGATGTCAGCGAGGCGCTGGTGCACCTGGAGCCGGTGTGCGCGGGAATGTGTGCCGCCCGCGAAGACCGGATTACCGAAGTGGTGCCCTATCTACAACGCGAAATCGACTTGCAGACTGCGCAATTCGATGACGCGTCGAGGTATGTACCGAATGCGCGCCGGTTTCACGAGACGCTGGTCTCGCGATGCGGGAACGAGTCGATGATATTGCTGATCGGATCGCTCGAGCTGATCTGGTCCGCTCACGAGTCCGCGGTGTGGAACGACCACGGCGAGCCTGCGACGATGGCGGACACGACCCGGCGGGCGGCGTTACGCGACCACCAGCGATTGCTTGACGCCATCTCTGATGGCAACGCGGCTAGAGCGGTCCGGCTTGCACAAGACCACCTTGCGGCGGCACGCCGCAACACGCTCGCCTTCGGTACCGATCAGACCATCGAGGCGAAGCTGGTGTCGAATCTCGGCGTGCGCTCGGATGGCAGGAAGGGGCTTGGCGGATGA
- a CDS encoding GntR family transcriptional regulator, whose amino-acid sequence MSVPDFAARPQLSEDVARYVRNRIFDGTYSAGEYVRLDQLAAELGISVTPVREALFELRSEGLLAQQPRRGFVVLPVTKRDLADVAHLQAHVGGELAARAAANIDDAQLQELEHIQSQLEEAYAGNDIERTVRLNHEFHRAINVAAESPKLAQMMSQITRYAPESVFPVIAGWPDQSIKDHRRVLAALAKHDGESARRAMSDHLAAGAAPLIDHLTEHGVVEPG is encoded by the coding sequence ATGAGCGTGCCGGATTTCGCCGCGCGACCCCAGCTCTCCGAAGACGTTGCGCGCTACGTTCGTAACCGAATTTTCGACGGCACGTATTCGGCAGGCGAATATGTCCGATTGGATCAATTGGCCGCCGAGCTGGGGATCAGCGTCACGCCGGTCCGGGAGGCGCTATTCGAGTTGCGGTCCGAAGGACTGCTGGCACAGCAGCCCCGCCGCGGATTCGTCGTGCTGCCGGTGACCAAGCGTGACCTGGCCGACGTGGCGCACCTCCAAGCCCATGTCGGCGGCGAACTAGCCGCACGGGCCGCGGCCAACATCGACGATGCGCAACTGCAGGAGCTCGAGCATATCCAGTCGCAGTTAGAAGAGGCCTACGCCGGCAATGACATCGAGCGGACGGTGCGCCTCAACCACGAGTTCCACCGCGCCATCAACGTCGCGGCCGAGTCGCCGAAGCTCGCGCAGATGATGTCTCAAATCACCCGATATGCACCGGAATCGGTATTTCCCGTCATCGCCGGCTGGCCGGACCAGTCGATCAAGGACCATCGCCGCGTGCTGGCAGCACTGGCCAAGCACGACGGAGAGTCCGCCCGCAGGGCGATGTCGGATCACCTAGCCGCCGGCGCCGCCCCGCTGATCGACCACCTGACCGAACACGGTGTCGTCGAACCGGGTTAA
- a CDS encoding enoyl-CoA hydratase/isomerase family protein, whose amino-acid sequence MSFTTIELDVSGADGVATLTLNRPDQLNAFNRAMCDEMAAAWQTVKMDDSVNAVVLRAAGQRAFSAGLDVKTPYGQPENIWHHEDPGEALSPKWQKMWKPVVCAVQGMCTAGAFYFVNESDVVICSSDATFFDSHVSAGLVCALEPIGLMRRIGLGETLRIALMGNDERVSAETALRIGLVSEIVAPDDLWARAHEIAATIASHPPSATQGTVKAIWESLDKPYRTALDQGLIYTRLGNPIGAAEIAQRGDRRTPDPTTR is encoded by the coding sequence ATGAGCTTCACGACGATCGAACTCGACGTAAGCGGCGCGGACGGCGTCGCCACACTCACGTTGAATCGGCCGGATCAACTCAACGCCTTCAACCGCGCAATGTGTGACGAGATGGCCGCGGCGTGGCAGACGGTGAAGATGGATGACTCGGTCAATGCCGTCGTGCTGCGGGCGGCCGGTCAGCGAGCGTTCAGCGCGGGCCTCGATGTCAAAACGCCTTACGGCCAACCCGAAAATATCTGGCATCACGAGGATCCCGGCGAGGCGCTCAGCCCGAAGTGGCAGAAGATGTGGAAGCCGGTGGTGTGCGCGGTGCAAGGCATGTGCACGGCGGGCGCGTTCTACTTCGTCAACGAGTCCGACGTCGTGATCTGCTCGAGCGATGCGACGTTCTTCGACTCTCATGTGTCGGCCGGACTAGTGTGCGCACTGGAGCCGATCGGACTGATGCGCCGGATCGGGTTAGGTGAGACGTTGCGAATCGCGCTGATGGGCAACGACGAACGAGTCAGCGCCGAGACGGCCCTGCGCATCGGGCTGGTCTCTGAAATAGTGGCGCCGGACGACCTGTGGGCCCGCGCCCACGAGATCGCCGCGACCATCGCCTCCCATCCGCCGTCGGCCACCCAGGGCACCGTCAAGGCGATCTGGGAATCGCTGGACAAGCCCTACCGGACAGCCCTCGATCAGGGGCTGATCTACACCCGGCTCGGTAATCCGATCGGCGCGGCCGAGATCGCCCAGCGCGGCGACCGTCGGACGCCCGATCCGACGACTCGATGA